The following proteins come from a genomic window of Flavobacterium crocinum:
- a CDS encoding SRPBCC family protein: MKILKYLFLFALLSLVALTVFVATQKGIFDVERSKVINSPRATVYSYLNDFRNYEDFESWSVEDPSIKMTFPNKTSGNGASFYWDGVDGKGNATTLKTKEGESIEQKMQYDGTQADVSWTLKDTLNGKTKVTWKAKGTMSFLFKIYTALHGGSNKVIGTIYEKSLANIDKNLDYETKTYAIKVDGLVKKTETPYIRQTFTSEIEKVNKNARIVIPKLIHFSETNGLSASGKPFIIYHTYDTKTGLAKISICLPINKEISISSGSDILSGKLNGFDAVKTTLTGDYSHRNEAIAKTTAFINNGKITPQLSWSHLEILTLSKLDVKGSSKLVTEIYFPIIPKEEPVVTQPVYSSETQTQEQEPTQTAPVVKRKPAATPAPATTTPPAQEEEQSEF, from the coding sequence ATGAAAATTCTTAAGTATTTATTTCTTTTTGCGTTATTAAGTCTTGTTGCCCTTACCGTTTTTGTTGCTACACAAAAAGGAATTTTTGATGTAGAGAGAAGTAAAGTAATCAATTCGCCTCGTGCAACGGTTTACAGTTATCTTAATGACTTTAGAAATTACGAAGATTTTGAATCATGGTCCGTTGAAGATCCTTCCATAAAAATGACTTTTCCAAATAAAACAAGCGGAAATGGCGCATCTTTTTATTGGGATGGAGTTGACGGAAAAGGAAATGCAACCACTCTTAAAACAAAAGAAGGCGAAAGCATTGAACAAAAAATGCAATATGACGGTACGCAAGCCGATGTTTCCTGGACTTTAAAAGATACTTTGAACGGAAAAACTAAAGTTACGTGGAAAGCAAAAGGAACAATGAGCTTTCTTTTCAAAATATATACTGCCTTACATGGAGGTTCCAATAAAGTCATTGGAACTATCTACGAAAAGAGTTTAGCTAATATTGACAAAAACCTTGATTACGAAACTAAAACTTACGCTATCAAAGTTGATGGATTAGTAAAGAAAACTGAGACACCTTACATTCGCCAAACTTTTACAAGCGAAATTGAAAAAGTAAACAAAAATGCCCGAATTGTAATTCCAAAACTGATTCATTTTAGTGAAACAAACGGATTGTCGGCAAGCGGAAAACCCTTTATCATCTATCACACTTATGATACTAAAACCGGTTTAGCTAAAATCTCAATCTGTCTTCCAATCAATAAAGAAATTTCTATCAGTTCCGGAAGTGATATTTTATCCGGAAAACTAAATGGATTTGATGCTGTAAAAACAACTCTAACCGGAGATTACTCTCATAGAAACGAAGCTATTGCCAAAACAACCGCTTTTATAAACAACGGAAAAATTACTCCACAGTTAAGCTGGTCGCATCTTGAAATATTGACTTTAAGTAAATTAGATGTAAAAGGTTCATCTAAGTTAGTAACCGAAATTTATTTCCCAATAATACCTAAAGAAGAACCAGTAGTTACCCAGCCAGTTTATTCATCTGAAACGCAGACTCAGGAACAGGAACCAACACAAACAGCACCGGTGGTAAAACGCAAACCTGCCGCTACTCCTGCACCTGCTACCACAACACCTCCTGCACAAGAAGAAGAACAATCTGAATTTTAA
- a CDS encoding SulP family inorganic anion transporter, translated as MTKKINLFANLKSDFASGLVVFLVALPLCLGIAMASGAPLFSGIIAGIVGGIVVGYLSQSHISVSGPAAGLTAIILTAITDLGAFDVFLMSVFIAGLIQLALGFLRAGSISNYFPTNVIEGMLAGIGIIIILKQIPHAFGYDADYEGDQAFIQNDGSNSFSFLFDVLNHIQLGAVVVTLVSLTILLCWEKVSFLKRIKLVPGALVAVIAGVVLNEIFVSTGSTLAIAKEHLVSLPVPKSFDDFKSIIIMPNFASVTNPQVWVVALTIAIVASIETLLCIEASDRMDVQKRYTDTNVELRAQGIGNVVSSLLGGLPMTSVVVRSSANNNAGAKSKMSTIIHGVLLLISVLSIPMILNKIPLATLATVLILVGYKLAKPATFMHFWKKGKYQFVPFIATLVFVVATDLLKGVALGIIISIIFVLRGNLKRAYNFKKEEYEDGDIIHIDLAQEVSFLNKAAIKQTLNEIPENSKVIINAHDTEYIAHDVLDLIREFKETRAIDENIKVKLKGFKEAYELENTPENNNHVTIEHYYDVAKREIVQKEVVRGE; from the coding sequence ATGACAAAAAAAATCAATCTTTTTGCCAACCTTAAATCTGATTTTGCCTCAGGTTTAGTGGTTTTCTTGGTGGCTCTTCCGTTGTGTTTAGGTATTGCAATGGCTTCTGGAGCACCATTATTTTCTGGAATTATCGCTGGTATTGTGGGTGGTATCGTAGTAGGATATCTAAGTCAGTCACATATCAGCGTATCAGGTCCGGCGGCCGGGTTAACAGCTATTATTTTAACCGCTATTACTGATTTAGGAGCTTTTGATGTTTTTTTAATGTCTGTTTTTATTGCTGGATTAATTCAATTAGCGTTAGGATTTTTAAGAGCCGGAAGTATATCAAACTATTTTCCAACCAATGTAATTGAGGGAATGCTTGCGGGTATTGGGATTATCATTATTCTGAAACAAATACCGCATGCCTTTGGTTATGATGCAGATTATGAAGGAGATCAGGCTTTTATTCAAAATGATGGAAGCAATTCTTTTTCGTTTTTATTTGATGTTTTAAATCATATTCAGTTAGGAGCTGTTGTAGTTACTTTGGTTTCGCTGACAATTTTGCTTTGCTGGGAAAAAGTCTCATTTCTAAAAAGAATAAAATTAGTGCCGGGAGCTTTAGTGGCTGTTATTGCCGGAGTTGTTTTAAACGAAATATTTGTATCAACAGGAAGCACTTTGGCAATTGCAAAAGAACATTTGGTTTCTTTGCCAGTTCCAAAATCTTTTGATGATTTTAAATCAATTATAATTATGCCAAACTTTGCATCGGTTACAAATCCGCAGGTTTGGGTAGTTGCCCTTACAATTGCCATTGTCGCTTCTATTGAAACCCTTTTATGCATTGAAGCTTCAGATAGAATGGATGTTCAAAAACGATATACTGATACCAATGTAGAACTTAGAGCGCAGGGTATTGGAAATGTTGTAAGTTCACTTTTAGGAGGTCTTCCAATGACATCAGTTGTGGTACGTTCGTCAGCCAATAATAATGCAGGAGCAAAATCAAAAATGTCTACCATCATTCATGGTGTGCTTTTATTAATAAGTGTTTTATCTATTCCGATGATTTTAAACAAAATTCCATTGGCAACATTGGCAACGGTTTTAATTTTGGTTGGGTATAAACTAGCAAAACCAGCAACCTTTATGCATTTCTGGAAAAAGGGGAAATACCAGTTTGTCCCTTTTATTGCAACTTTGGTCTTTGTCGTTGCGACAGATTTGCTAAAAGGTGTTGCGTTGGGTATTATTATCAGTATTATTTTTGTTTTGAGAGGGAATCTTAAAAGAGCCTATAACTTCAAAAAAGAAGAATATGAAGACGGAGACATCATTCATATTGATTTGGCACAGGAAGTTTCATTTTTAAATAAAGCTGCCATCAAGCAAACTTTAAACGAAATTCCTGAAAATTCAAAAGTTATTATTAATGCTCATGATACCGAATATATCGCTCATGATGTTTTGGATTTAATTCGTGAATTCAAAGAAACCAGAGCAATTGACGAGAATATTAAAGTCAAATTAAAAGGCTTTAAAGAAGCTTATGAACTAGAGAATACGCCGGAAAATAATAATCATGTTACGATTGAACATTATTATGATGTAGCCAAAAGAGAAATAGTTCAGAAAGAAGTTGTTAGAGGAGAATAA
- a CDS encoding LETM1-related biofilm-associated protein → MINPSAHGWIDKFFSEQKFSETIPFETVESFYYKVRETGFIYGHIIAIDSQVPIPIKGWFKTEISKVALLNTLYHVFCLEKRNSEPTHFISEVLKFYKQMNPEGFNLFKILLPKDTPSLSLETIIDQRVQTNDSIISKNFSHLVTNALLFIDVLAFRQYLEHGEIPEKYLKRIEETVLGIVGLALKTKTVKSQHDDLLIKLFEASIRYSKFSKVTVETLETLNLDYFKNRLEQYYLIDMAGMALWSDGVVENEEAYFLYSLGTTMGIPDDFVTKSMDTTNTFITTHKKKIPYFNYSNPVKHFYDQMTHSVVKLITRNKNRLIREIMQSKELVVLLAYSTTRDLDAKEKKKVKKQLLDICKTIPSLTIFLLPGGSLLLPILIKFIPTMLPSAFNENLDENE, encoded by the coding sequence ATGATTAACCCATCAGCACACGGCTGGATAGATAAGTTTTTTAGCGAACAGAAGTTTTCAGAAACCATTCCTTTTGAAACTGTAGAATCGTTTTACTACAAAGTAAGAGAAACGGGATTTATTTATGGTCATATTATTGCCATTGATTCGCAAGTTCCGATTCCGATAAAAGGCTGGTTTAAAACCGAAATTTCTAAAGTTGCCTTACTTAATACTCTTTATCACGTTTTTTGTTTAGAGAAAAGAAATTCGGAACCAACACATTTTATTTCAGAAGTTTTAAAGTTTTACAAACAGATGAATCCGGAAGGATTTAACCTGTTCAAAATTTTATTGCCAAAAGACACTCCTTCTCTATCTTTAGAAACCATTATTGACCAGAGAGTTCAGACCAATGATAGCATTATCAGTAAAAACTTTTCTCATCTGGTAACTAATGCTTTACTGTTTATCGATGTTTTGGCATTTAGACAATATTTAGAACATGGTGAAATTCCGGAAAAATATCTAAAACGTATTGAAGAAACGGTTTTAGGAATTGTTGGTTTGGCTTTAAAAACCAAAACGGTAAAATCACAACATGATGATTTATTGATTAAACTTTTTGAAGCATCCATCCGATATTCAAAATTTTCAAAAGTAACCGTAGAAACTTTAGAAACTTTGAATCTGGATTACTTTAAAAACAGACTGGAACAATATTACCTAATTGATATGGCCGGAATGGCTTTATGGAGTGATGGAGTTGTTGAAAATGAAGAAGCTTACTTCTTGTATTCTTTAGGAACAACAATGGGAATTCCTGATGATTTTGTAACCAAAAGCATGGATACAACCAATACTTTTATTACAACTCACAAAAAGAAGATTCCATACTTCAATTATTCTAATCCTGTTAAACATTTCTACGATCAGATGACACACAGTGTTGTAAAACTGATTACCAGAAATAAAAACAGATTAATTCGGGAAATTATGCAGAGTAAAGAACTTGTAGTCTTACTTGCTTACTCTACCACAAGGGATTTGGATGCTAAAGAAAAGAAGAAAGTCAAAAAACAGCTTTTGGATATTTGTAAAACCATTCCGTCCCTGACTATATTTTTACTTCCGGGAGGAAGTTTATTACTACCGATATTAATCAAGTTTATTCCAACAATGCTTCCTTCAGCATTTAATGAGAATCTTGACGAAAACGAATAA
- a CDS encoding Dps family protein — translation MKTNILGLPVKESELLVKELNVLLSNFQVYYQNLRGIHWNIRGKRFFDLHVKFEELYTDAQLKIDMIAERVLTIGGTPLHTFEDYIQNNKLTVGKNISNDEKAVQLIVHSLSDLLKIEREILNKSDEINDEGTNSMMSDFISEQEKTIWMMNAWLEETL, via the coding sequence ATGAAAACAAATATTTTAGGATTACCGGTAAAAGAGTCAGAATTATTAGTAAAAGAATTGAATGTATTGTTGTCAAATTTTCAAGTGTATTATCAAAATTTAAGAGGAATTCACTGGAACATTCGAGGAAAACGTTTTTTTGATTTACATGTAAAATTCGAAGAATTATATACAGACGCACAATTAAAAATAGATATGATAGCGGAAAGAGTTTTGACAATTGGAGGAACTCCTTTACATACTTTTGAAGATTATATCCAAAACAATAAATTGACTGTTGGAAAAAATATTTCTAATGATGAGAAAGCGGTTCAGTTAATCGTTCACTCTTTGTCTGATTTGTTAAAAATAGAAAGAGAAATATTAAACAAATCAGATGAAATTAATGATGAAGGAACCAATTCGATGATGAGTGACTTTATTTCTGAGCAGGAAAAAACAATCTGGATGATGAATGCATGGCTTGAAGAAACTCTTTAA
- a CDS encoding RNA polymerase sigma factor, with the protein MTDEKEFIKQLLNPETQNTAFQKLLSDYQKPLYSHIRNIVLNHDDADDVLQNTFVKVFQYLKNFKGESKLFSWMYRIATNEALTFLSQKAKLSGISSEDLQNKTIDNLKADLYFDGDEIQIKLQKAIVTLPEKQQLVFKMKYFEELKYEEIAEILGTSVGALKASYHHAVKKIELYVTSN; encoded by the coding sequence TTGACAGACGAGAAGGAATTTATAAAACAATTATTAAACCCTGAAACGCAGAATACCGCGTTTCAAAAACTCCTGTCTGATTATCAGAAACCGTTGTATTCTCATATTCGAAATATTGTTTTGAATCATGATGATGCTGATGATGTCTTACAAAACACTTTTGTAAAGGTCTTTCAATATCTTAAAAACTTTAAAGGCGAAAGTAAACTCTTCTCCTGGATGTATCGTATTGCCACAAACGAAGCATTGACTTTCTTATCTCAAAAAGCAAAATTAAGCGGCATTTCATCTGAGGATTTGCAGAATAAAACAATCGACAATCTGAAAGCTGATCTTTATTTTGATGGAGATGAAATTCAAATCAAACTTCAAAAAGCAATTGTAACACTTCCGGAAAAGCAACAATTAGTTTTCAAAATGAAATATTTTGAAGAATTAAAATATGAAGAAATTGCAGAAATCTTAGGAACTTCTGTTGGTGCCCTTAAGGCATCTTATCATCATGCAGTAAAAAAAATTGAATTATATGTTACATCAAATTAA
- a CDS encoding DUF4251 domain-containing protein, with protein sequence MKTKLSILFLFFVLSVSMNAQEKTKKEVKQEKELQKQKEIQTLLETKKFVFEAQKVTPQGGRLIQLDYNTYFLKFDTENTTCDLPFFGRGYNVGYNSDGGIKFEGKPENIKIENKKKSTILKATVRGKNDVYDLFFTIFSNGSATLNVNSNNRAPISYDGLVSAPKTSDKK encoded by the coding sequence ATGAAAACGAAACTATCTATTTTGTTCTTGTTTTTTGTTTTAAGTGTATCAATGAACGCTCAGGAAAAAACAAAAAAAGAGGTTAAACAAGAAAAAGAACTTCAAAAGCAGAAAGAAATACAAACGCTTTTAGAAACTAAAAAATTCGTTTTTGAAGCACAAAAAGTGACACCACAAGGAGGAAGATTAATTCAGCTAGACTACAATACCTATTTTTTAAAATTTGATACCGAAAATACAACTTGTGATCTTCCTTTTTTTGGGCGTGGATATAATGTGGGATATAATAGCGATGGCGGAATTAAATTTGAAGGAAAACCAGAAAATATTAAGATTGAAAATAAAAAGAAAAGCACTATTCTAAAGGCTACAGTTCGGGGAAAAAATGATGTTTATGACTTGTTTTTTACTATTTTCTCTAACGGATCAGCTACGCTCAATGTAAATAGTAATAACAGAGCGCCAATTTCTTATGACGGACTGGTAAGTGCGCCTAAAACATCAGATAAAAAATAA
- the mnmD gene encoding tRNA (5-methylaminomethyl-2-thiouridine)(34)-methyltransferase MnmD produces the protein MKREIIKTLDGSTTIRLPEWDECYHSKHGAIQEAKHVFIKNGLSLFDGSVSILEIGFGTGLNAFITFLESIKKGQNIDYVGVEAYPVDADEILEMNYAKELDALEFENIFEKMHKTEWNQKAEICDQFLLTKRKQFFHEINDFETFDLIYFDAFGYRVQPELWSTEIFQKMYNSLKPNGVLVTYAARGVVKRSMIEVGFTVEKLAGPPGKREMFRAFKKV, from the coding sequence GTGAAAAGGGAAATAATTAAAACGCTAGATGGCTCAACTACAATTCGTTTACCGGAATGGGACGAATGTTACCATTCTAAACACGGTGCAATTCAGGAGGCGAAACATGTATTTATCAAAAATGGTTTATCATTATTTGATGGATCGGTAAGTATACTGGAAATTGGTTTTGGGACTGGTTTAAATGCTTTTATAACTTTTTTAGAGTCCATTAAAAAAGGACAGAACATTGATTACGTTGGAGTAGAAGCGTATCCGGTTGATGCTGATGAAATTTTGGAAATGAATTATGCGAAAGAACTCGACGCATTGGAATTTGAGAACATTTTCGAGAAAATGCATAAAACAGAATGGAACCAAAAGGCAGAAATTTGCGACCAGTTCTTATTAACTAAAAGAAAACAATTTTTTCACGAAATAAACGATTTTGAAACTTTTGATTTGATTTACTTTGACGCCTTTGGTTACAGAGTGCAACCAGAACTTTGGAGTACCGAAATTTTTCAGAAAATGTACAATAGTTTAAAACCAAACGGAGTTCTTGTTACATATGCAGCCCGCGGAGTTGTTAAAAGAAGCATGATTGAAGTTGGATTTACTGTAGAAAAATTAGCAGGCCCTCCGGGTAAAAGAGAAATGTTTCGAGCCTTTAAAAAGGTTTAA
- a CDS encoding superoxide dismutase family protein: MKKLIVSFAIITALIIGCKTNNKSNDAKTLTVALEPKSNSKVGGTAVFTEKNGKVTFTAKISGLEPGVHAIHIHEKADCSSADGSSAGGHWNPTFKKHGKWGVGEYHKGDIGNFTADAKGNGSITLTTDEWCIGCGDANKDVLGKGLIVHAGTDDFTTQPTGNAGGRVACAGIIK; the protein is encoded by the coding sequence ATGAAAAAACTAATCGTTTCTTTCGCTATAATTACAGCTTTAATCATTGGCTGTAAGACAAATAACAAATCAAATGACGCTAAAACTTTGACAGTTGCTTTAGAACCAAAAAGCAATAGTAAAGTGGGTGGAACCGCTGTTTTTACAGAAAAAAATGGCAAAGTTACTTTTACTGCAAAAATTTCAGGACTTGAGCCGGGAGTTCATGCCATTCACATTCATGAAAAAGCAGATTGTAGTTCAGCCGATGGAAGTTCAGCCGGAGGACACTGGAATCCTACTTTCAAAAAACATGGAAAATGGGGAGTTGGTGAATACCACAAAGGTGATATAGGAAACTTTACTGCAGATGCAAAAGGTAATGGTTCTATCACATTAACAACTGATGAATGGTGTATTGGATGCGGAGATGCCAACAAAGACGTTCTTGGAAAAGGCTTAATTGTACACGCAGGAACAGATGACTTTACAACCCAACCAACCGGAAATGCCGGCGGAAGAGTTGCCTGTGCAGGAATCATCAAATAA
- the can gene encoding carbonate dehydratase, translating into MRKFYEQLLENNKKWVETSLAKDPNYFADLAKGQQPPLLWIGCSDSRVPANEIVGAKPGEVFVHRNIANMVVHSDMNMLSVLDYAVNVLKIKHIIVCGHYGCGGVKAAMGHQSVGIIDNWLRHIKDEYRLHDKYLNSIENEEERFNAFVEINAKEQVYNLAKTSIVQNAWKNGQDLMVHGWVYGLNSGFVTDLNVTISSNEELDSVYQLDL; encoded by the coding sequence ATGAGAAAATTTTATGAGCAGTTATTAGAAAATAATAAAAAGTGGGTTGAAACTTCATTGGCAAAAGATCCTAATTATTTTGCTGATTTGGCAAAAGGACAACAACCTCCATTATTATGGATTGGATGTTCTGACAGCCGTGTTCCTGCAAACGAAATTGTTGGTGCAAAACCAGGAGAAGTTTTCGTTCACCGTAACATTGCTAACATGGTTGTTCACTCTGATATGAACATGTTGAGTGTTTTGGATTATGCTGTAAATGTTTTAAAAATTAAACATATTATCGTGTGCGGACATTACGGATGCGGTGGTGTTAAAGCTGCAATGGGACATCAGTCTGTTGGAATTATTGACAACTGGCTTCGTCATATTAAAGATGAATATCGTTTACATGATAAATACTTAAATTCAATTGAGAACGAGGAAGAGCGTTTTAATGCTTTTGTTGAAATCAATGCAAAAGAGCAGGTTTATAACTTAGCCAAAACATCAATTGTTCAAAATGCTTGGAAAAACGGACAAGATTTAATGGTTCACGGTTGGGTTTACGGTTTAAATTCAGGTTTTGTAACTGATTTGAATGTAACCATTAGTTCAAACGAAGAACTGGATTCGGTTTATCAATTAGATCTTTAA
- a CDS encoding LysR substrate-binding domain-containing protein, translated as MTITQLQYVLAVAEHKNFTLAAEKCFVTQPTLSMQIQKIEEELNILIFDRSKKPIQLTDIGQKIVNQAKNIVNEADRIKDIVEQQKGFIGGEFRLGIIPTIMPTILPMFLNNFIKKYPKVKLLIEELNTEEIILKLKNGHLDAAIAATPLEDEKIKEIVLYFEPFVAYIPEGHASFQKEEIEVADLNLNEILLLQDGHCFRDGILNLCKSVSDADQSNFQIQSGSFETLIKLADEGLGTTLLPYLHTLDLKESDKLKLRNFKEPKPAREVSLIYPKSELKMQIIDALRSTIAGVIKGAIVFQNVQIISPLQKKQA; from the coding sequence ATGACTATAACTCAATTACAATATGTGTTAGCTGTAGCCGAGCATAAAAACTTCACACTTGCTGCTGAAAAATGCTTTGTCACACAGCCAACTTTAAGTATGCAAATACAAAAGATCGAAGAAGAACTTAATATCTTAATTTTCGACAGAAGTAAAAAACCTATTCAGCTTACTGATATAGGTCAGAAAATAGTAAATCAGGCTAAAAATATTGTAAACGAAGCCGATCGTATTAAAGATATAGTAGAACAACAAAAAGGTTTTATTGGAGGAGAATTCCGTCTGGGAATCATTCCGACTATTATGCCAACCATTCTTCCAATGTTTTTAAACAACTTCATCAAAAAATATCCAAAAGTTAAACTTTTAATTGAAGAGTTGAATACAGAGGAAATCATTTTAAAATTAAAAAATGGTCATCTGGACGCCGCTATTGCTGCCACTCCTCTTGAAGATGAAAAAATCAAAGAAATCGTATTGTACTTTGAACCATTTGTAGCCTATATTCCTGAAGGGCATGCAAGCTTTCAAAAAGAAGAAATTGAAGTTGCCGATTTAAACCTCAATGAAATCTTATTATTACAAGACGGACACTGTTTTAGAGACGGGATTTTAAATTTATGCAAAAGTGTCTCAGACGCCGACCAATCTAATTTCCAGATTCAAAGCGGTAGTTTTGAAACCCTGATTAAATTGGCAGACGAAGGCCTTGGCACAACGTTACTTCCGTACTTGCACACCTTAGACTTAAAAGAATCCGATAAACTGAAACTTCGAAACTTTAAGGAACCAAAACCAGCCCGCGAGGTAAGTTTGATTTACCCGAAGAGCGAATTAAAAATGCAAATCATTGATGCACTCCGTTCTACAATTGCTGGCGTAATCAAGGGCGCGATTGTTTTTCAGAATGTTCAAATCATAAGTCCGCTACAAAAAAAGCAGGCATAA
- a CDS encoding META domain-containing protein: MMKKILTLVFFSSILLSCTASKSKKTDSVSQLDGTWELNYITGPRITFDGLYPNKKPTINFDTKENQVSGNNSCNSYTGKLVVNGNKIDFTQPMAVTKMMCLDSGQGETTYMKTLQKITSYDITDDGKTLNFISGDIAMMRFTKK; encoded by the coding sequence ATGATGAAAAAGATTCTTACTCTCGTTTTTTTTAGTTCAATATTGCTTTCCTGTACTGCTTCTAAAAGCAAAAAAACGGACTCCGTTTCTCAACTTGACGGAACTTGGGAACTGAACTATATTACAGGTCCCCGAATTACTTTTGATGGTTTGTATCCAAATAAAAAGCCAACAATAAATTTTGATACAAAGGAAAATCAGGTTTCCGGAAATAACAGCTGTAATTCTTATACAGGAAAACTGGTTGTAAACGGAAACAAAATCGATTTTACGCAACCAATGGCAGTTACCAAAATGATGTGTCTGGATAGCGGTCAGGGCGAAACAACCTATATGAAAACCCTTCAGAAAATAACGTCCTACGATATTACAGATGACGGTAAGACTTTAAATTTTATTTCGGGAGATATTGCAATGATGCGTTTCACTAAAAAATAG
- a CDS encoding branched-chain amino acid aminotransferase: MSTTQTSKIEIIKATSTKINEVDFDNLSFGAVFTDHLFECDFKNGQWQNPVIKPYAPILMDPSSKVFHYGQAIFEGMKAYKDDNNDVWLFRPDENYKRFNSSAVRMAMPEIPEAIFMDGLNELLKLDKDWIQRGNGASMYIRPFMIATGPGVIANPSDEYKFMILLSPAKAYYGGEVKVIIAEHYSRAANGGIGAAKAAGNYAAQFYPTNLANKDGFQQVIWTDDATHTKLEEAGTMNVFFRINDTLLTAPTSERILDGVTRKSLIAMAEKEGLKVEVRPVIVSELVEAAKNGSLKEIFGAGTAAVISVIKGFSYKDEYYEMAPIENSYASFLKEKLTSLQNKLSEDTYGWTVKVQ; the protein is encoded by the coding sequence ATGAGTACAACTCAAACAAGCAAAATTGAAATCATAAAAGCTACTTCTACAAAAATCAATGAAGTAGATTTTGACAACTTAAGTTTTGGTGCTGTATTTACAGACCATTTATTCGAATGCGATTTTAAAAACGGGCAATGGCAAAATCCTGTCATTAAACCTTATGCTCCTATTTTGATGGATCCATCTTCAAAAGTCTTCCATTACGGACAAGCTATTTTTGAAGGAATGAAAGCTTATAAAGATGACAATAATGATGTTTGGTTGTTTAGACCAGATGAAAACTACAAACGTTTTAATAGTTCTGCGGTAAGAATGGCAATGCCGGAAATCCCGGAAGCTATTTTTATGGATGGTTTGAATGAATTATTGAAATTAGACAAAGACTGGATTCAAAGAGGAAATGGTGCAAGTATGTACATTCGTCCATTTATGATTGCTACAGGACCTGGTGTTATTGCAAATCCATCTGATGAATATAAATTTATGATTTTACTTTCTCCTGCAAAAGCATATTACGGAGGCGAAGTAAAAGTAATTATTGCTGAACATTACAGTAGAGCTGCAAATGGCGGAATTGGTGCTGCAAAAGCTGCCGGAAACTATGCTGCACAATTCTACCCAACCAACTTAGCAAACAAAGACGGTTTCCAACAAGTGATCTGGACTGATGATGCTACACATACAAAACTGGAAGAAGCGGGAACAATGAACGTTTTCTTCAGAATTAACGATACTTTATTAACAGCTCCAACAAGCGAAAGAATTTTAGATGGTGTGACCAGAAAAAGTTTGATCGCAATGGCTGAAAAAGAAGGCTTAAAAGTAGAAGTTCGTCCAGTAATTGTTTCAGAATTAGTTGAAGCAGCTAAAAACGGATCTTTAAAAGAAATCTTTGGAGCAGGAACTGCAGCAGTTATCAGCGTAATCAAAGGATTCTCATACAAAGATGAATATTATGAAATGGCTCCAATCGAGAATTCATACGCTTCATTCTTAAAAGAAAAACTAACAAGTCTTCAAAACAAACTTTCTGAAGACACTTACGGATGGACAGTTAAGGTGCAATAA
- a CDS encoding pyrophosphohydrolase domain-containing protein, giving the protein MKKQLDAVTEFHTAFKIGHSTTPTADLGAEKKLLRYNLMKEENEEYYEAVQNNDLVEIADALGDMMYILCGTIIEHGLQDKIEAVFDEIQRSNMSKLGEDGQPIYREDGKVMKGPNYFKPDFSKLF; this is encoded by the coding sequence ATGAAAAAACAACTTGACGCCGTAACAGAATTTCACACTGCTTTTAAAATTGGACACAGTACAACTCCAACTGCCGATTTAGGAGCTGAGAAAAAATTACTTCGTTATAATTTAATGAAGGAAGAAAATGAAGAATATTACGAAGCGGTTCAAAATAATGATTTAGTTGAAATTGCTGATGCCCTTGGAGATATGATGTATATTTTATGCGGAACAATTATTGAGCATGGCTTGCAAGATAAAATCGAAGCTGTTTTTGATGAGATTCAGCGCAGTAATATGAGTAAATTGGGAGAAGACGGTCAGCCGATTTACCGTGAAGATGGTAAAGTAATGAAAGGGCCGAATTATTTTAAACCGGACTTTTCAAAATTATTCTAA